tgtccgggagctcattattttcttccgaattccattcacgttatctccatatccatttcAAAATATCCTTTGTGagcttattctcgagtatttttattaaagctggccGGCTGTTTGAGTTtccaaaaaatcagaaaatgaaatcaagcactttgtttgaaaacagaattttctcgtctaaacataaatgactttcgcttttacaggttcggtagtacctgatggctataatgaacctagtaaaaacaaaacatttgcagtatcatcgtgatcgataATTCCGTTGACCGCcaacccttaattgttaaatcatgctaaatattgtcctgaaaaattcatgccgattctaaggaaaaaaaccaaaagcatatttttgtagacgtacatcttttcgatcgtagatgcaccgtttttttcctgaatatttcagcattctagttgcttggtagaagctcatgatacagattttctttcaTCCCTATCAAacccagccataactttcttcaagcgaaaacctgcttcgggatTCCATTAACTTGCTAAGATTTTTTCAACTCAAAATTCTTGTGAATGATTGCCCTTTACAATTcgttacaaatatgtattttcgtagcgtttatgaaacgaatcgcagattgagataagtcccttcaagtgtttttcggtaaaataaacccttattccggaatctGGTCGGATTTTACgttagcacaatgttgcgttctttaagagggtattctagtctagaaatttgaaaaaaatcaattttttttctccatatttctctaattcagacatttaagaatataccataaaagagacttttcgaaaatctcatcATTTGctaagttatagccattttagtgatgcgatatcttatctagtacggccataacaattgacttcaaacgcgtttttctcgaaacatgattttttctacttatccgatctatgtttatatgatcacaatctgtatgcatctctctatcgcatgaacctatataaaatcataatttcgtaactttactatttaaaaaaaatcaagaaacatgaaaaaatgtttaaacagtttttttttcttcaaatttccgccattttgtcaaaaaacacgtttttgacttgttcgaggttcatgcgatagtggcatctttactgattcagaatctgttcgatttgtttgtttcagataaccagaaggcctggaatcgtgtacgccatggcacaactttttttttgattcccctcacttgatcagcttctaattatggatatatttttttccgttcaatttttgttttattgttgaaagatagataaacaaatattgatataatggatggcaaaaatattctttgttttactttaccggagctcgaagaaacgtccgaaattcgtgtctctattcCCCTAATCTGATCGGgtcaaatcctatcggattgtgcaaatgctgcaaccttgaaatgcagaatgcaaaagtttatttcgttcggatagcgatatgtcaaatccgatcgggttccgtaatatgggttaatatgtagtccctgcattgttgcatgtttgcatgttgcatgcatgtttttcgtgatgtttcgtttctcaggaacggtgattttcgacatctgtagcgTAGATTCGTAGTTCATGTGCATCAAGGGttaatcttttcttttaattaatcagcagtagcagcatgacaactcaaaagaagcgtgttacaaaaattaccagacatcaatgaagaacaacatcattgaaaaaaacagatctccagagatacggcccgttcactcatggaagaatttgttgttcgtttcaatgttcagaaatccttgagagttctcgaaaaaaaaaccaaatagtTTTGTgatcaagagcaaaagctgaattcaacccgcatttaagtcgtgatttttaatactacaaaaaatccaacattctttgtgttattgggtgtctttatcctgacggatttaatggccctctattaccgattggaacaaattgatggatcctagttcatgtgcgttaccttcagaatatacacttcaggaaagaggttcagtcatatgaaaCAATAaggatgtttgaccgagcagcactctcgggcaattcagtctttttattaataaatacTGAGTACTCGtaaatcgtgtaaatacaaaatagatctcattcaattttgactattaacttgaatattttactttaaaaaatacttaacgtgtccacgtggacaatatcAAAACCCCCTTCCTCCTcatcgtggacaagcgtggacattttcgtagcCCCTACCCCcccaaagttgtccacgtggggTATGTGGACGACCcctaagatgaaaaaaaaattcaagatcTGAAACACAGaatttattatggcaaccctgtctCAAGAACGGGTttaccaccagacgtcgacactgtgcatTTGTTATCGCGGATATAAAACAAGTTGTTTTGTTTACTCCTGAAATTTGAAGATAGTTTTGGAATTTCTATGTTGAAATTGGGCTGATTTGAGTTGTCGTTTGTTAGCAACAATCTGTAAGTTTATTGCGAAAATTTTTGAGAAACCGCACCATAACAAGCCTCACAATCGCTTAGTCCTACTGTTACGATCGCAATGTGACTTATTTGTATTCCGTTCCTTTTTGGTCAATGCAAGAAATGCGTATCGTAATAGTTATATATTGTTGGTATCTGAAATGACACTGGTGTCTGACCACATTCTATTTCAACAGTGACCCATGTAGCTTCTGCTCAGGTATGTGCAATGAGGAATTCTATCACGTGCTGGTTCCCTCTCAACGAGGGCAGAAACTAAAAACTGTCCTGCGGAAGAAGCTGAACAGTTCCACTGCCCAGTTGAGCAGTTATCCAACATGCgacatgatgatgatgatgttgaattaaagaggctttaaacttttcagttcattcgcctctaagaacATGCGACAAATGCCACCAAGAATTCATAACCGTCCACAACATTCCCGAGAGCTGCTTCCGAATTTTGCCCAGCATCAAACCGACCGATTACATCAAGAAGGAACCAGAGTTAATGATTGATGACCACCACGAGTTGCCAGATGTGGACTTTGGGCGGATTGAACAGGATGTCAAAATGCGAATTAAAAAAGAGAACGACGGAGAGGTATTCTTCATCAGAGGCGAAATGGACGAAGACGACAATATGTCATTAATTCCAGATGCTGGAACaaatacacaaaaaacaaatgaattgaGTGCTTTGCAGAAGGAAGCTCACACACCTTCGGAACATCATAAAAGTAAGGATGACATTGCGGAAGAAGGTTTGTTGAATGACCACATACGGTTACACCTGGGGCGAGGATGTGGTGCGATTTCCTTTCAACATTGACCAATAATCTATTTCAGGACAAAAACCGTTTAAATGTAAAAAGTGTGGAAAAACATTTAGCTTAAAATACAAACTCAATGCTCACGTTCGAAATCATACTGGTTGGTAAACAATGTTTTAATGTAATGAACCACTCAGAAGGGTCATTTCTTTGCAGGTAAACGTCCCtattcttgtccacattgtccgaaaACGTTCAGACGTCCTTCGGCGCTCAAACagcacattcgaactcatacgggttggtaatattttttttacaacaatTAACCACTCAGCAGCAGTCATTTCTTCGCAGATGAACGTCCCCAtccttgtccacattgtccgttGGCGTTTTGGTATCCTTCGGACCTCCGAAAGCACACTCGAAATCATTCGGGTTGGTGAGGAATGTTTTACAACAATGATCCAATCAACAGAGTCTTCCATTCGCAGATGAACGTCCATTTTAATGTCCGCATTGTCCAAAAGCGTTTAAGAGGCGTTGCACGCTCAGAAAGCACACTGAAACTCATCAGCGTAGAAACAGTGAATGGGAAGGCTCCTCGGACGAAATTGTAATGGAAGACCACATACGGTTAAAAACGGGTGAGAAACTGGTTTTAAAATGGTTACATCTTAGCATCTTTCTAATCTATTTCAGGAGAGAAACAGtttaaatgtaaaatgtatggaaaaatatttGGCCTACTATCCAAGCTTAAACTGCACTTTTTCATTCATACCGGTTGGTGGAAAAGAGTTCTATTCGATGAGACCTTTTAGCATGATCATTCatttgcaggtgaacgtcccttcgcttgtccacattgtccgaaagCGTTTTCGCATCCTACGACGCTTCAGAGGCACATacgaactcatacgggttggtaaaaATTGATAGCTGAACATGAACAATTTGAGGTGCACGAAACCAAATAGCGAAAGATTATCGGAATGAAACTCAGTATAGCTTTTATTGCGTGAATAAATGTAACGCGGAATACAAAACGGGGGGAAAATGGACGCGTCCCAACAAGAATGAAATTAGTTCACAGATCTGTCACTGAAGGCGTTGCTGAAATAAAGTGTGGCCAGTTTGGCTGCGATGTGAAGCACACCGCACTACTCCCCCTTCCTAATAACACTTTCATTGTATCCGGAAACGTACGTGATGTCCACTTTTAGTTATGCGGTCAGATGATGAATCAGCATCCTTGCTGATGTGGGCCGGTTTTACCCTGTCGATCGAAACTGTCACTTGTTTGTCTTTAATTTTAATGGTGAACATTTTACTGTTCCTTGAGACGACTTCATGTGGCCCTGTGAAAGGAGGTTCTAGTGCGGCTCTGACTTTGTCGGTTTTTAGAAAAATGTGTGTGCACTCCACAAGTTCCTTTGGAATATATACATGTCGACTTGTGTCATTATTAGAAGCTGATTTTGGTATTAGCGAGTTCATTTTTTCTCGTAGGTTGGCTACAAAAGTTTCTTTAGAACCCCAAAGGGGCTGCTTTTCAATCATCGCACCGGGAATTCGAATGATCATACCGTATAGCATTTCAGATGCTGATGTCTCTCCGCGTACCGCAGTTCTTAGTCCGAGTAGGACTAATGGTAAAGCATCGGTCCAACTTGATTTGTATGATTCTAGTGCCGTTTTGAGTGGTCTGTGCCAGCATTCAATCATCCCGTTGGCTTGTGGATGGTAAGGTGTAGTATGAATTCGTTCTAAACCTAATAATACGCACAACTCATTCATTAGTTGCGATTCGAACTGTCGACCCTGATCTGATGTTAGCTTCGTTGGAGTTCCAAATCTTGATATCCATACCTCGATGAAAATTTTGGCGACGGTTTCTGCGGTCATATCGGGGATTGCTACTGCCTCCGGCCATCTACTGAAACGGTCAATCATGGTCAAGATGTAACGCATTCCATTGGATATTGGCAAGGGGCCCACGATGTCGATGTGGACATGTTCAAACCTGTCATCCGGAATTTcgattttgtttggttttgaCCTGGTGTATCTGGAAACTTTGTTCTTTTGACACTCGATACAGGCACGTACCCAGTTCGATATGTCCTTCTTAACTCCGGGCCACACATATTGCTGTAGAACTTGTGCTTGCGTGGCTTTCAATCCCGGATGTGCTATTCGATGTACCTGTTCGTAAATGATTCTCTGATAATAGCGAGGAACGCAAACGCGAATCTTGTTTCCTTGTTGTTGGCAAAGGAGCTCCATACCAAGTCGAGAGATTTTTAGTTTCTTGATATCGGGGTTGTTTCGTTGCCAAttctgcaattgttcatcgtttTCTTGCTTCGTAGCAAAATCGCTGTAGTCGATTGTAGACGGTAAACAAATTCCTTCTATTCTCGAGAGGACGTCtgcaggaacattttcagtaccAGCGACATGAACCAATGTCGTAGTATATTCACTTATAAAGTTCAGCAAACGTTGCTGTCTTGGCGTAGGTTTGTTAGCGTTTTGTTTGAATGCGAACGTTAGCGGTTTATGATCCGTGAATATGAC
The Toxorhynchites rutilus septentrionalis strain SRP chromosome 2, ASM2978413v1, whole genome shotgun sequence genome window above contains:
- the LOC129767880 gene encoding zinc finger protein 761-like, yielding MIDDHHELPDVDFGRIEQDVKMRIKKENDGEVFFIRGEMDEDDNMSLIPDAGTNTQKTNELSALQKEAHTPSEHHKSKDDIAEEGQKPFKCKKCGKTFSLKYKLNAHVRNHTGKRPYSCPHCPKTFRRPSALKQHIRTHTAVISSQMNVPILVHIVRWRFGILRTSESTLEIIRMNVHFNVRIVQKRLRGVARSESTLKLISVETVNGKAPRTKL